One window of Penaeus chinensis breed Huanghai No. 1 chromosome 1, ASM1920278v2, whole genome shotgun sequence genomic DNA carries:
- the LOC125026609 gene encoding retinoblastoma-like protein 1 isoform X2 — protein MSDSDLGSSVRRRYTDLSLDLNLDQVTADEAWNNYENIQLKYTLEGDQLPWLACALYAACRRRSVPTVGGRPGNMIQGNCVSLTRMLQHCNLPLTEFIKKMTSWLAMSHFDEGFCRRVDLLERNFAVSNNIFKKYKPIFLDLFKDPADDLPRLPRSRKQRRPPCNATELFHFCWTLYILIKGKYPCIPQDLVSCYSLLLASIDIIYANVVLSNRKDLLNPNCKGLPENLFNADSSGSELSSWPVSIMDYLCEKFEGVLIETKVVREYYWNKHIRDLIEKKVLKGGIEGTGLLEQANFDHNVKEVKNAYEEYLLSYGEFDERMFLNEDEVVRGVTVTSPPSTHTTHQDSPVDVSSMRQARRNLVQSFDGDHHLVPQTPITGRRYTINRPNIGNTPLTVVTSGLQKLYALLAGRKNNASEELLEMFKSCKDNPEEKISALVTELSDEFCRLYTQATEDYTGPSIEFAKLRLQMGQMLYYTFLEHILVDERKRGVDLMAFLKEDLFHRTLFTCCLEIVLKSYNDPRRFPWSLQVGNVDPYYFIRIIEPVIRSEKQSDNQLSRELVKHLKGIEEQILDSLAWKAESPLWQIIQNGQVIPSCQDVNFADQLETEMNPATPSLNVSSTLMSPALKLVSDKATPSSVQLSPLSTISERFQSPMGQSSARRTLFPTSTSAGSLNPPSTLTVARPPGLGGRLPTVSSVVTSASPNVQKSPSKITVQVKENGVTLYTVPTNQGTAITPDAIGDVAGERVADTPNTEKKKDKPKRHGSLALFCRKFYTLANMRLRELCDRLDINDKELRRKIWTCFEHSIIHHTELMRDRHMDQMVMCAIYITCKVTGNDRIFQEIMKHYRNQPQAASHVYRSVLISRKPSANNTQTEGSGQLTGNAPPPTPSQMTGTSASFDSEERGDLILFYNQVYVQQMKAFALKFRAAQEGDLPPLSPLPVVRHTPISPRRRISNNHSVYINSLSPMQGSTAMSPRKPLPYYFNRSPAKDLRVINTMLKMKGVGGKRHLDDADLSGPDVKRPLMGGLSKRIQGVLGDRLSATPSLDLQDSQQTDTLPQNGHATEAGGGDFPPEQP, from the exons ATGAGTGACTCTGATCTGGGCTCGAGTGTGAGGCGGCGGTATACCGACCTCTCCCTCGACCTCAACCTCGATCAAGTGACGGCCGACGAGGCATGGAATAATTACGAGAACATCCAGCTGAAATACACTCTGGAG GGTGACCAGTTACCTTGGTTAGCCTGTGCACTCTATGCAGCATGTCGACGGCGGTCTGTGCCCACAGTAGGAGGCCGCCCTGGCAACATGATCCAAGGCAATTGTGTGTCCCTGACACGCATGCTGCAACACTGCAATCTTCC CTTGACAGAATTCATCAAGAAAATGACATCGTGGTTGGCTATGTCACACTTCGACGAAGGCTTCTGCAGACGTGTGGACTTACTGGAAAGAAATTTTGCAGTGTCAAACAACATCTTCAAAAAGTACAAACCCATCTTTTTAGATCTCTTTAAAGACCCAGCAGATGACTTACCACGTCTGCCTAGATCTCGCAAACAGAGAAGACCACCATGTAATGCTACAGAGCTTTTCCACTTCTGTTGGACCTTATATATTTTAATCAAAG GAAAATATCCATGTATTCCTCAGGATCTTGTCAGCTGCTACTCTTTACTGCTGGCATCAATTGACATTATTTATGCTAATGTTGTTTTGTCCAACCGAAAAGATCTTTTGAATCCAAATTGCAAAG GATTGCCAGAGAATTTGTTCAACGCTGACTCCAGTGGTAGTGAACTGTCATCATGGCCAGTGTCTATCATGGATTATCTGTGTGAGAAATTTGAAGGAGTCCTCATTGAAACAAAAGTTGTGCGAGAGTATTATTGGAATAAGCATATCAGAGACTTGATTGAGAAGAAG GTACTGAAAGGTGGCATTGAAGGTACCGGACTCTTAGAACAAGCCAACTTTGACCACAATGTTAAAGAAGTAAAGAATGCCTATGAGGAGTATTTGCTAAGCTATGGTGAATTTGACGAAAGGATGTTCTTGAATGAAGACGAAGTTGTGAGAGGTGTGACTGTAACATCACCTCcctcaacacacaccacacaccaggaCTCTCCTGTTGATGTTAGTTCTATGAGACAGGCCAGAAGAAACTTGGTTCAG TCCTTTGACGGGGATCACCACCTTGTACCCCAGACCCCTATTACTGGCCGCCGTTACACCATCAATCGGCCAAACATTGGCAACACACCTCTAACAGTGGTGACATCAGGTCTTCAGAAGTTGTATGCACTCTTGGCTGGCAGGAAAAACAATGCCAGTGAGGAGCTTTTGGAGATGTTCAA gagTTGCAAGGATAATCCAGAGGAAAAAATCAGCGCTCTAGTGACCGAACTGAGTGACGAGTTTTGCCGGCTTTATACCCAGGCCACAGAAGACTACACTGGACCAAGTATAGAATTTGCCAAATTGAGATTACAAATGGGACAAATGCTTTACTACACCTTCCTGGAACACATATTAGTGGATGAACGAAAGCGTGGGGTTGATCTCATG gcATTCCTAAAAGAGGATTTATTCCACCGCACACTCTTCACATGCTGTCTAGAAATTGTGCTCAAGTCATATAATGACCCCAGAAGATTCCCTTGGTCTTTACAA gTCGGAAACGTAGACCCATACTATTTTATTCGCATCATTGAGCCTGTCATCCGATCAGAGAAGCAGTCAGACAATCAGCTTTCAAGAGAGTTGGTGAAACATTTAAAAGGG ATTGAGGAACAGATACTAGATTCTTTGGCTTGGAAAGCTGAATCTCCCCTGTGGCAGATCATTCAAAATGGACAAGTTATTCCATCTTGTCAAGATGTCAATTTTGCTGACCAGTTAGAGACGGAAATGAATCCTGCCACCCCTTCTTTAAATGTATCCTCAACTCTAATGTCCCCAGCTTTAAAACTAGTCAGTGACAAGGCTACCCCTAGCA GTGTACAGCTTTCTCCTCTTTCAACGATCTCAGAAAGATTCCAGTCCCCAATGGGTCAGTCATCAGCAAGACGGACACTATTCCCAACCTCTACTTCAGCAGGGTCCCTAAATCCTCCGTCCACCCTGACAGTAGCACGACCGCCAGGGCTTGGTGGCCGACTACCTACGGTGTCATCTGTAGTCACGTCTGCATCACCAAATGTCCAAAAATCACCTAGTAAAATCACAGTCCAG GTAAAGGAGAATGGTGTGACATTATACACAGTACCAACAAATCAAGGTACAGCAATTACTCCAGATGCTATTGGGGATGTGGCTGGGGAGAGAGTAGCAGATACACCAAAcactgaaaagaagaaagacaaaccaAAGAGACATGGTTCTTTAGCACTATTTTGTAGGAAG ttttataCATTAGCAAATATGAGGCTGCGAGAATTGTGTGATAGATTAGATATAAATGACAAAGAACTCAGACGCAAGATATGGACCTGCTTTGAGCACTCCATAATTCATCACACAGAGTTGATGCGAGACCGTCACATGGATCAGATGGTCATGTGTgccatatatatcacatgtaaagTCACAGGAAATGATAGAATTTTCCAAGAAATTATGAAACACTACAGGAACCAGCCTCAAGCTGCATCCCATGTATACCGTAGTGTCTTAATATCAAGAAAACCTTCAGCCAACAATACACAGACAGAGG GTTCTGGGCAGCTTACAGGTAATgctccaccacccacacccagccAGATGACAGGAACTTCAGCAAGTTTTGATTCTGAAGAACGTGGTGATCTCATCCTATTTTACAATCAAGTTTATGTTCAGCAGATGAAAGCATTTGCTCTCAAGTTCCGTGCAGCTCAAGAG GGTgacctccctcctctatctccattGCCAGTAGTACGTCACACTCCAATTTCACCTCGTCGTAGAATTTCAAACAATCACTCTGTATATATCAATTCATTGAGTCCTATGCAAGGCAGCACAGCAATGTCACCTCGAAAACCTCTTCCCTATTACTTTAATCGGAGTCCAGCCAAG GACTTGAGAGTCATAAACACAATGCTGAAGATGAAGGGTGTTGGAGGAAAACGCCACTTAGATGACGCAGATCTTAGTGGACCAGATGTGAAGCGCCCACTCATGGGTGGCCTTTCCAAGCGTATACAAGGAGTTCTAGGGGATAGGCTCTCTGCCACCCCTTCACTAGATCTACAAGATTCTCAGCAAACCGACACATTGCCACAGAATGGCCACGCAACAGAAGCTGGTGGTGGTGACTTCCCACCAGAGCAACCTTAG
- the LOC125026609 gene encoding retinoblastoma-like protein 1 isoform X1, translated as MSDSDLGSSVRRRYTDLSLDLNLDQVTADEAWNNYENIQLKYTLEGDQLPWLACALYAACRRRSVPTVGGRPGNMIQGNCVSLTRMLQHCNLPLTEFIKKMTSWLAMSHFDEGFCRRVDLLERNFAVSNNIFKKYKPIFLDLFKDPADDLPRLPRSRKQRRPPCNATELFHFCWTLYILIKGKYPCIPQDLVSCYSLLLASIDIIYANVVLSNRKDLLNPNCKGLPENLFNADSSGSELSSWPVSIMDYLCEKFEGVLIETKVVREYYWNKHIRDLIEKKVLKGGIEGTGLLEQANFDHNVKEVKNAYEEYLLSYGEFDERMFLNEDEVVRGVTVTSPPSTHTTHQDSPVDVSSMRQARRNLVQSFDGDHHLVPQTPITGRRYTINRPNIGNTPLTVVTSGLQKLYALLAGRKNNASEELLEMFKSCKDNPEEKISALVTELSDEFCRLYTQATEDYTGPSIEFAKLRLQMGQMLYYTFLEHILVDERKRGVDLMAFLKEDLFHRTLFTCCLEIVLKSYNDPRRFPWSLQVGNVDPYYFIRIIEPVIRSEKQSDNQLSRELVKHLKGIEEQILDSLAWKAESPLWQIIQNGQVIPSCQDVNFADQLETEMNPATPSLNVSSTLMSPALKLVSDKATPSSVQLSPLSTISERFQSPMGQSSARRTLFPTSTSAGSLNPPSTLTVARPPGLGGRLPTVSSVVTSASPNVQKSPSKITVQVKENGVTLYTVPTNQGTAITPDAIGDVAGERVADTPNTEKKKDKPKRHGSLALFCRKFYTLANMRLRELCDRLDINDKELRRKIWTCFEHSIIHHTELMRDRHMDQMVMCAIYITCKVTGNDRIFQEIMKHYRNQPQAASHVYRSVLISRKPSANNTQTEVGSGQLTGNAPPPTPSQMTGTSASFDSEERGDLILFYNQVYVQQMKAFALKFRAAQEGDLPPLSPLPVVRHTPISPRRRISNNHSVYINSLSPMQGSTAMSPRKPLPYYFNRSPAKDLRVINTMLKMKGVGGKRHLDDADLSGPDVKRPLMGGLSKRIQGVLGDRLSATPSLDLQDSQQTDTLPQNGHATEAGGGDFPPEQP; from the exons ATGAGTGACTCTGATCTGGGCTCGAGTGTGAGGCGGCGGTATACCGACCTCTCCCTCGACCTCAACCTCGATCAAGTGACGGCCGACGAGGCATGGAATAATTACGAGAACATCCAGCTGAAATACACTCTGGAG GGTGACCAGTTACCTTGGTTAGCCTGTGCACTCTATGCAGCATGTCGACGGCGGTCTGTGCCCACAGTAGGAGGCCGCCCTGGCAACATGATCCAAGGCAATTGTGTGTCCCTGACACGCATGCTGCAACACTGCAATCTTCC CTTGACAGAATTCATCAAGAAAATGACATCGTGGTTGGCTATGTCACACTTCGACGAAGGCTTCTGCAGACGTGTGGACTTACTGGAAAGAAATTTTGCAGTGTCAAACAACATCTTCAAAAAGTACAAACCCATCTTTTTAGATCTCTTTAAAGACCCAGCAGATGACTTACCACGTCTGCCTAGATCTCGCAAACAGAGAAGACCACCATGTAATGCTACAGAGCTTTTCCACTTCTGTTGGACCTTATATATTTTAATCAAAG GAAAATATCCATGTATTCCTCAGGATCTTGTCAGCTGCTACTCTTTACTGCTGGCATCAATTGACATTATTTATGCTAATGTTGTTTTGTCCAACCGAAAAGATCTTTTGAATCCAAATTGCAAAG GATTGCCAGAGAATTTGTTCAACGCTGACTCCAGTGGTAGTGAACTGTCATCATGGCCAGTGTCTATCATGGATTATCTGTGTGAGAAATTTGAAGGAGTCCTCATTGAAACAAAAGTTGTGCGAGAGTATTATTGGAATAAGCATATCAGAGACTTGATTGAGAAGAAG GTACTGAAAGGTGGCATTGAAGGTACCGGACTCTTAGAACAAGCCAACTTTGACCACAATGTTAAAGAAGTAAAGAATGCCTATGAGGAGTATTTGCTAAGCTATGGTGAATTTGACGAAAGGATGTTCTTGAATGAAGACGAAGTTGTGAGAGGTGTGACTGTAACATCACCTCcctcaacacacaccacacaccaggaCTCTCCTGTTGATGTTAGTTCTATGAGACAGGCCAGAAGAAACTTGGTTCAG TCCTTTGACGGGGATCACCACCTTGTACCCCAGACCCCTATTACTGGCCGCCGTTACACCATCAATCGGCCAAACATTGGCAACACACCTCTAACAGTGGTGACATCAGGTCTTCAGAAGTTGTATGCACTCTTGGCTGGCAGGAAAAACAATGCCAGTGAGGAGCTTTTGGAGATGTTCAA gagTTGCAAGGATAATCCAGAGGAAAAAATCAGCGCTCTAGTGACCGAACTGAGTGACGAGTTTTGCCGGCTTTATACCCAGGCCACAGAAGACTACACTGGACCAAGTATAGAATTTGCCAAATTGAGATTACAAATGGGACAAATGCTTTACTACACCTTCCTGGAACACATATTAGTGGATGAACGAAAGCGTGGGGTTGATCTCATG gcATTCCTAAAAGAGGATTTATTCCACCGCACACTCTTCACATGCTGTCTAGAAATTGTGCTCAAGTCATATAATGACCCCAGAAGATTCCCTTGGTCTTTACAA gTCGGAAACGTAGACCCATACTATTTTATTCGCATCATTGAGCCTGTCATCCGATCAGAGAAGCAGTCAGACAATCAGCTTTCAAGAGAGTTGGTGAAACATTTAAAAGGG ATTGAGGAACAGATACTAGATTCTTTGGCTTGGAAAGCTGAATCTCCCCTGTGGCAGATCATTCAAAATGGACAAGTTATTCCATCTTGTCAAGATGTCAATTTTGCTGACCAGTTAGAGACGGAAATGAATCCTGCCACCCCTTCTTTAAATGTATCCTCAACTCTAATGTCCCCAGCTTTAAAACTAGTCAGTGACAAGGCTACCCCTAGCA GTGTACAGCTTTCTCCTCTTTCAACGATCTCAGAAAGATTCCAGTCCCCAATGGGTCAGTCATCAGCAAGACGGACACTATTCCCAACCTCTACTTCAGCAGGGTCCCTAAATCCTCCGTCCACCCTGACAGTAGCACGACCGCCAGGGCTTGGTGGCCGACTACCTACGGTGTCATCTGTAGTCACGTCTGCATCACCAAATGTCCAAAAATCACCTAGTAAAATCACAGTCCAG GTAAAGGAGAATGGTGTGACATTATACACAGTACCAACAAATCAAGGTACAGCAATTACTCCAGATGCTATTGGGGATGTGGCTGGGGAGAGAGTAGCAGATACACCAAAcactgaaaagaagaaagacaaaccaAAGAGACATGGTTCTTTAGCACTATTTTGTAGGAAG ttttataCATTAGCAAATATGAGGCTGCGAGAATTGTGTGATAGATTAGATATAAATGACAAAGAACTCAGACGCAAGATATGGACCTGCTTTGAGCACTCCATAATTCATCACACAGAGTTGATGCGAGACCGTCACATGGATCAGATGGTCATGTGTgccatatatatcacatgtaaagTCACAGGAAATGATAGAATTTTCCAAGAAATTATGAAACACTACAGGAACCAGCCTCAAGCTGCATCCCATGTATACCGTAGTGTCTTAATATCAAGAAAACCTTCAGCCAACAATACACAGACAGAGG TAGGTTCTGGGCAGCTTACAGGTAATgctccaccacccacacccagccAGATGACAGGAACTTCAGCAAGTTTTGATTCTGAAGAACGTGGTGATCTCATCCTATTTTACAATCAAGTTTATGTTCAGCAGATGAAAGCATTTGCTCTCAAGTTCCGTGCAGCTCAAGAG GGTgacctccctcctctatctccattGCCAGTAGTACGTCACACTCCAATTTCACCTCGTCGTAGAATTTCAAACAATCACTCTGTATATATCAATTCATTGAGTCCTATGCAAGGCAGCACAGCAATGTCACCTCGAAAACCTCTTCCCTATTACTTTAATCGGAGTCCAGCCAAG GACTTGAGAGTCATAAACACAATGCTGAAGATGAAGGGTGTTGGAGGAAAACGCCACTTAGATGACGCAGATCTTAGTGGACCAGATGTGAAGCGCCCACTCATGGGTGGCCTTTCCAAGCGTATACAAGGAGTTCTAGGGGATAGGCTCTCTGCCACCCCTTCACTAGATCTACAAGATTCTCAGCAAACCGACACATTGCCACAGAATGGCCACGCAACAGAAGCTGGTGGTGGTGACTTCCCACCAGAGCAACCTTAG
- the LOC125033633 gene encoding GATA zinc finger domain-containing protein 14-like produces NNNNNINNNKNNNNDSNNNNNKNNNSDNNNDNDYNNDNNDNDNSDDDDDNDDDNDVDNNNNNDNNNINNNNNNNNNNKNNNNNYNNSDNDNNNNNNNNNNDNNNNSNSNNNNKNDDNNSNSNSNNNNKCNNNDNDNNSNNNNNNNNNNNDNNNYDNNNYNNNNDNDNNNNNDNNNNNNNNNNNNNNNTNINNDNKSSNNNNNNDNNNNDDDNNNNNDNNDNNDNGNNNDDDNNNNNNNNNNNNNNNNTNNNNNNNNNNNNNYYYYNIINNNKITTTTTNDNNDNNNDNNCSNNDDNNYNNNNNNNNDNDNNDNNNNNNNNNNDNNNNNDNNNNNNNNNNNNNNNNNDNDNNNNNNIDNNNDNYNNNNNDNNNDCRSDHNNYYNNNNDNSNNNDSNNDDDENNNNDNKEDDNNDIDNNNDNDNNNVRDNNNDNDDNNNSNNNNNNNNNNNNNNNNNNNNNDNNNNNNNNNNNN; encoded by the exons aataataataataatattaataataataaaaataataataatgatagtaataataataataataaaaacaataatagtgataataataatgataatgattataataatgataataatgataatgataatagtgatgatgatgatgataatgatgatgataatgatgttgataataataataataatgataataataatattaataataataataataataataataataataaaaataataataataattataataatagtgataatgataataataataataataataataataataatgataacaataataatagtaatagtaataataataataagaatgatgataataatagtaatagtaattctaataataataataagtgtaataataatgataatgataataatagtaataataataataataataataataataataatgataataataattatgataataataattataataacaataatgataatgataataataataataatgataataataataataataataataataataataataat aataataatactaatatcaataatgataataaaagtagtaataataataataataatgataataacaataatgatgatgataataataataataatgataataatgataataatgataatggtaataataatgatgatgataacaacaacaacaacaataataataataataataataataataataatactaataataataataataataataataataataataataattattattattataacattatcaataacaataaaattactactactactactaatgataataatgataataataatgataataattgtagtaataatgatgataataattataataataacaataataataataatgataatgataataatgataataataataataataataataataataatgataataataataataatgataataataataataataataataataataataataataataataataataatgataatgataataataataataataatattgataataataatgataattataataataataataatgataataataatgattgtagaagcgaccataataattattataacaataataatgataatagtaataataatgatagtaataatgatgatgatgaaaataataataatgataataaagaggatgacaataatgatattgataataataatgataatgataataataacgttagggataataataatgataatgatgataataataatagtaataataataataataataataataataataataataataataataataataataataataatgataataataataataataataataataataataacaat